In a single window of the Cydia pomonella isolate Wapato2018A chromosome 2, ilCydPomo1, whole genome shotgun sequence genome:
- the LOC133515491 gene encoding uncharacterized protein LOC133515491, with the protein MDPQASSHTKSDNNTITTWCCQCWLSTTTSGGGGGCDGGCSSSTSQSSPGPQPMATAKALLKQDDGDKGKTNCLESASESDTSDEMKSFYQGCKSKWIKAFQNNTLINRWRLPMPFHTFRAEVARLLKRLYMEGHHDDCHIYPLIVMWDDLNDDVEEIVGDAQINYQDWIALLGGVTAELFSRVVFNTKSFNYLINVIFCVLGPNIIASGDYECEPKCKNARTY; encoded by the exons ATGGATCCGCAAGCTTCATCACATACCAAAT CCGACAACAATACCATCACCACTTGGTGCTGCCAGTGCTGGTTGTCCACCACCacaagcggcggcggcggcggctgtgaCGGTGGCTGTAGCAGCTCCACTTCGCAATCGTCACCCGGACCACAACCGATGGCAACAGCAAAGGCACTGTTAAAACAAGACGATGGGGACAAGGGAAAAACAAACTGCCTAGAGAGCGCTTCTGAGAGCGATACGAGCgatgaaatgaaatctttttatcaAGGATGTAAAAGCAAGTGGATAAAAGCGTTCCAGAACAATACTCTGATTAATAGATGGCGCCTCCCCATGCCATTTCACACATTTAGAGCGGAAGTAGCGAGATTGTTAAAACGATTGTATATGGAAGGTCACCATGACGATTGTCATATTTACCCGTTAATTGTAATGTGGGACGATTTAAACGATGACGTAGAAGAGATAGTGGGAGATGCTCAAATCAACTATCAAGACTGGATTGCGTTATTAGGTGGCGTTACAGCGGAACTATTTTCACGCGTGGTGTTCAATactaaatcttttaattatttaatcaatgtaatattttgtgtgcTAGGTCCAAACATAATAGCTTCCGGTGATTATGAATGTGAACCTAAATGTAAGAATGCTCGTACATATTAA